The window TAAACTGAatctgttttttcatttctgttttctcagAACTTTTAACTAAATCGTCTAGGTTGTGAAGGCGATAGTAGGTACCATGTTATTACTAATTTTGGGTAAGAAAGTGGCAAATCTCTTATGGCCCACAAAATGATTAGCCTGTAGTGTTCAGCTAGACGCAGTCCAATGAGGGGCGTGACCATGTGTTCTGCCAGGCAACAAGAGCAGTAGCTGATATGAAACCCAAGAAACACTAATGCATACCAGTTCAAACTGGAGACAGATAAAGCACCCAATGTAAGTAAGTCAATCTACTGTACAACAATAGTGAGACAAATGAGCTCCTCCTGGATCCCCAGAGGGAGCAAAAACATGACTGTACAGCAAAGATTGTAGGGCTGCGCATCATTCAGAAAAAATCATGataccagaaccagaaccagaaccatcAACTGTGCAAATCATACCAAAACCAAAGGGTACTTCATTTGATCGTTTCTTTTTCCTAAAATTCCCATTATGGGAATGGAATCAATTAGTTTTTCATGCCAACAATTTTAACAGaaatcatttttacaaaatgtaaccGCACCAGATCATGTTTCCTTTCAATTATATCGAAATCGAAAGAAGCGCCATATTTGCCAAGTgctaaaaatgtgaaaacatctAAATGAATCaagtattgtggagctgcagaaaaaCGATACAATCCGTATTCTACAGACAAAATCAAACATCTTTGTTTGGTACTGACCctcttaaaaagaaaaccatgaTCATGTTAATATCATTTCAATCACAACATAAATATGTTCCACAAATGATCATCCTCTCTAATATTGTAAATCATATCGCAATTCCAATTTCAGTCAagataatctgattactttttcttcttcatcctgCAGTCCTATTAGATAACTTTATAAAGAAGTACAAACTTCCAACTGTGTTAAATACTTGCCACAGCACACCACGGTGGCCCACCACAGACGGCCAATCACATGTCGAGGAATGCTAGCAGTAATTGGCTGCCTGGAAAACCATACAAattgtcctttttctttttaatccgataaaaaatagtgcaggtgTATTGCTTGACTGGAGACGTTTCACTATTACTCAAGGCACCAGGGGGGAACAATGCTGCCTCTACATCAAAATCGTTAACCCTTTAGAAACGTTTAACTGTTGACCACCTCAGACTCAGCTTTGTAGGTTACGGTCACACTTGGTTCTTTGTCAGCTTCACCTGTAAAACATCTCGTCTCAGTTGTGCATTTAGCAGTAAGTAGAAACAAATACTACTTGTGCAATAATCCTCATACAATGCAGTTTTAAAACAGCATGTGCAGATGAGAAGTCAAATGTTTAATTCTGGTTAGAAGTGCAATAATGACATGTTAGGAAACCATGATGACCTCAAGCTCGGTCAGCATTATTACTAATGGAAAGCTGAGCTAATGGAAAGGGCCGGTGTTTATGGGCAGACCCTGGATCAGCATGTAGTATCTGTGGGTCAGGTACCTGGTACTGGGGGTCCTGGGTGAGGCGGCTGAGCTCTCTAAACTCCAGCTGGATGCTTGTGACCTCGGCCACAGTGCTGTCTGACGTCCAGCGGGGGGGATGGGCTATGCCTTTTCCGATATTGACATCAGAGTAGGGGATCTTTGACGGGGTGTTGAAGGCTGGCATCAGTCTGGAGCCGATGTCTTTCTGCAGAGGAAAAATGAAGATAACATCCGGGTATTTGCAGCTGAAGGCATGGCTGACTTTAATTAGTTTTGAAAACATCATCGGTGTTGCAAATTGTCTATGTACTTAGCTCAATAAGGGGCattagaagtaaacaaagttgGTGTTTTCCTGCATTCTTTAATGTGTATGCTTGCCGTTTTGAAATGAGTACACATGGTGGACTCACAGCTTTGTCCAGGAACATGGTGTCCCCCGTCAGATTGTAGGTACTCAGGAGGCCTCCCAGGATTCGGATGGTGCTTTCAAACAGGTTGACATCTACATTCTTGTTGAACGTGAGCTCTGTGGCCACCCACGTCCTCGCTTCTTCAAACTCTGTTACAAAACAATACACAATTTTGAGAATTAATAAGGAATCATTTATGAATTTACCATATAATCTGAAATGATTTAATATGAATGATGTTAACAGCAGGGTTGTGTCTTCCAATCACTGCAAGCATAGTGTTTTTCTCTCCCAATTTTCAACCTTTCTAGCTTAGGGGAGAGGTGTATTTGATGAAGGTTATTGGGTGGTTGAGGGAGTTTATCTTTTATAACAGCAATGGCCAGTGGacaagtaacattttaaagttgaagGGCACAAAGCTCAGTCTACCTTCTTTAAGGCCCAGGATCCACATGGTGTCCAGGGCATCGATAAGTGTCAAACCCAGGCCGAACCACTCGCTGTAGGACTTGGAGAGGGGCCGAAGCTCATCGTGGCCCCAAGCAAAGTCTTTATAACCCTGCCATGCATGTCTGAAAGCTTCCTTCACTGCCTCCAGCAAGCTAGCTTCTgaaacatacaacacacaccagAGGCCGAGTTATTATCCCAGCCAGTCTACAAGCATTCAGAGGAAAGTGTAAGAAATGTGCCATCTTTACATGGATTATAATGAGTTGATCTTTGAATCCATTGTCACCATTAGAAATGACACCTAATactgtgatggagatgtttttcttttgctaaCTGTGATCTTGtgggaaaacaaacagcagataCCTGTCTGGTTTGAAGGTCGGGCTTCATGGTGGGCAAGAAAATGATCCTTACTTTCCCCTTCCTTGGCTCCTTCTGTGTCCTCATCAGTATTACCCACTGCACCGCGCCAGCTGAAAGGCACCACAGGATTAAGAGATACAGTAAatgattcaaatatttaaactaACCGTTAGTTGTGATGGTACTCCAAGTCTCACCTGATGACCGCCTCTTCCTCgcccctttctttcttttcctccactGTGTCTGAACCGTTGCCCTTCTTCTGAAGACGAGTGTGCAGGATGGGCGGCCCTCTCTTGTGGGATAGTTTTCTCTGTGACAAATGatgacaataacaacattttttgacCATTCAAATCTTGAACTTCATTCAAGCaagttataaaaaaagaaaagtggatACTTTCCTGTAATTCAGAAGGTACTAAATGTGCAGATTTACTATGTATTTCAACACACAATATTCTCTTACTAGTACTTTTACCATCACAGTAACCGAGTATTTATCCATCAGGCAAGGAAAAAACCTGCATATGTATTTTTCCGTGTAGGAAGTCAACTTCAAAGATTAAACACTTAATCAAAATGGTCTACTGCTTATACTCACCATCCGCTGccagaaatgtcaaaaatatccATTTATTGTCATATAGTGAAGGTCAAATCCCACTCTggacacattttacacaaactCTTATATCTACAAAGCAGTTACTCAGGGTTAAAAATCACCTGAAGAGTTGAACTTCTATAATTACAGTCACCTCACAGGATACTGAATAACACAATCAAAATCAACATTGACATTTCAGGTAAAAAAACTATatagcagaaaaaaaaatctcaaatgtTCCAAGCCCTTTAGAAACCCTGTGGGTGGTAAAAGAACACAAGCAGAAATATAGAAACCTGGGAGGTTTCTTCTGGCAGTGGTTTGACAGGCTCAGGCAGCACAGGAGGGAAGACGGGTCTCAGGACACTGTTACTCTCTGTGGAGCGCTCTCCATCTGTAAGgcctcaacacacacaaagatttaGTACAAAGTATTACAGGCTGCAGTACAATAGTTAAAGGGAAGACGGCTGGCCGAATGATAACGAAAGGTCCGAGGTTCAAACCCAACAGGAGCCTTTACAATAGGCTGACAGCATGCCGGAGGCTCAGACTCATGGGATATGTTGAATATATAAGAGCCTTACCTCTAAGGTGTTCATTAACAGTAGGATAGGAAGCAATTCCACacataaacaggaagaggaggataagGCTCCGTTGCAACCTGGATAGCTGTTTCCATTTCTGCAGGCacacagaagacagacagatggaaaaATGCCTACGGCTGCCAATTTCCTGAATAAGTAGTATGgttcaaaatgtgcatttcttctggatgaaacaaagaaacagcTGGGTTCATCACTTATAATGAATAAGGTGGCTTAATGGTGCTATAAACTTCTGTGGACGACATTACAATTGTGGTGCTGCTGTGGTGGGATGATCAAGGGAGGTACAGCACCACTGAGAACTGAAGTCCTGTGCGTTCTGACAACAGACCTTACAATCCGCTGGTGCCAGAGACAGCTCAATTATATGCTTTGCTAATGCAACATTGTTTACTGGGACCCATTGCTACTCATGAGTTTGTATGACTTGATGTGATCATTCAACACCAccattaatattaattaaagcTCTGCCGTGTCCTAGCACTGTGAAAACCTTTTTGTCACATAATATAATAGTTTTATCTAAtataacttgttttctttttaccagGCTCCACAAGGCCAACATTGCTGAGTCACTGCAGGATTACATATGAGCAACGGGTTGCCCAAAATCGCCAAGAAGTCAGTCCAATATGTTTGTCTCTTCCCACTCCTACTTCTCTTAAGCTTCTGTTCAAAGGATAACAGTAATATCAGGGTGGGCTACATGAGCACTTGAAACCCAGGAGAAAGGAGCAATGATTTCATGAGCTGCTCCATCACTCACCCTCCAGCAGGACTGCCTCCTCCACTGCTTTCCGTTATTGTAATTTCCTTGTCCAGCAAGGCTTATAGATATATAGTCCTGTCGAGTGGATGGGTGCATGTCTGTAACCCAGCCCTGTGGAACAGTTGTTTGAGTCAGAGTGGAATATTAACCCAGATCAGAGCAAGCTAGAAGAACAAGATACAGCGCGCATGTGAGCCTGGCTGGTAAACATAGTGTGGTTGTGATTTTATTACAAATGAGCACAATATTGACAGACATAAAGAGGAGTTTAACCCGAATTTAACTCACTGGGCACAAGTGTGGctttgcagagaaacacatttgtgttttcacactGACATTAGTTGTTGTAAATTAATCTGAATACATCCACAGCTCAACTAATAATGCATGCTCGCTCCGTTTAATTTCAGGGGAAATGCAAGGATACATTTTACCTGAACTTAAACCTGTCTGTGGTTTCCTGTTATAACGTAACTCCATCCATTGACGCCTATAGACAAGCGTTAATCAACAGGCTGATTTAATTGAAATGGGTAACCTGGCCAAACGAACTGAGAGTCAATACACATAGCTTTTACGGACTGTACTGGAACCACCTAACGTTACGTTATTGCACCTTTCACAAAAGAGTAACACACCGGTGTAACGTCAGCCTCGCCGTAGCGGCTACTTTAATCCCGCGTCAATGGCTCGAAGTACCTTGTTGGCAGATGCACTACCCAATTCTGGACCGAGGCATGGCTTGAGGCCTAACATAACCGATTGAATGGGTTAAACGTCGAGCCCTTTTTAAGGTAACGATACATTTGAGACATAATTTAAGAAAGAACAGAACGTGTTTGACTGATTATTTAATCGTCTTCCggaaatgttcaaatatataaCCGACAGTACGTTACCTTGTATCCAGCATTGACGTTTAAGTAAGATGTACAGCCAGTGTCATCCAGGAACAGGGAAACTGCAGACAACACTGCGGTAGGCTCGGAGGAAATGAGACAGCTTTGAGGGTCTCTTTATGTGTAAGACACTTTACCGATAATACCGAGAGCCACAATGCTGCTAGTcgttgtttaaaaaatgtcatacgATAAAAAAAGCTTAATATCATCCACTTGTAGCTTAGCATGTGTTGTTCCTCACTGTCAACAAATGTGTGACGGTGCACTCATGCTGCCTTCAGTGTCTTCCTCAAAAAATCATAATAACCAGATTGTTCTAATACACCGGTAGCCTACTTTAATCTGTAGATAGTAATGAAAAGAAATAGAAGTAAATGACAAACACTCCCTTCTTTTGTATTCATGCCTTGTATTTTGCGTTCACCTTGTTATGCCTTGCACCTGTTCAACTGGTTCTAGTTGGCCCCGAAAGGGTCCAAGAATAGGGATCTGTTTTCCTTAAAATACTGTACGTGATCTATGGAAGTGCAAACAAAATATTATACGATGCGATATCGTTTATTGTCCCCGTAAGGAAATCTGTTCTGGACTCCGTCCTGCAGTTCCgcatatatataaaatatatatatcactcATACACCGTTTGAACAATCACAAATCACAGACGCACATACCGACAATGGCGACCTATTGCACAACCCTCATGGCCAACATTTGAAAGTATAGTACATTAAATGTGACCGTTAAGAAGCTTAATGGACATAAGCAGGAATGAGTGCTTAAAGCGGTTCATCCTGCTCCTGGGAACCCTGAATCTTCTACAATTCTGGTTGGAGTAAGTGGGTGGGATCAGTTTTCTGTGCCTGTCTGATAATGGACTGCTATATGTTTTGGAGAGATGGATGTTTTTTAACCCCCATCATTTTCATAGCAGTCTGGACCAGGTGAGCGATCTGTGACTTTGACTGCACTCTCAAGTTACCATACAGCAGTGATTCCATATCTTATGTTGCTCTCCAACACTGCATGATAAAACATGAATTTCTGCTCGGCTCCGTAACCCTGGAGTCTACACAAAAATTACAATCGCTGTTGAAGTCTAGAGCACAGACCTTCAACATGCAACCTCCAGCTGAGTGTACTATCTATATGAACACCAAGGTACTTATAGGAGCTGACCTGAGTTATGGGTTCATTGTGGATAACCACCGGCCTAAGGTCGGCCACTGCCTTTGGGTCCCACACCATCTTCTCAGTGTTCTTCACATTCAGCTCGAGGTGGTTAAAATCACACCATTGCACAAATCTCTTTATTTCACAGTGGTAAGCTGATGAACTGCTGCCTTTGTGCATTAAGCCTAAAATGGCTGTATCATCTCAGAATTTGATATAATTCTCGGGGTGGATTCTCGTACAGTCGTTTGTGTACAGTGTGAAGAAGGTATTGTTGACACTGATGTGCTGAgtgtgattggttaaaaaagAGAAGTACCATTTCAAGATAAAAGGATTTATACTGATCTTTATCAGTTTTTGGAGCAAGATGTGAGGCTGCAGTTTGTTTACAGCCGAGCTAAATTCAACAAACAGCAGGCGTGCATAAGCGTTACCGTCTTCCAGGTGTTTAGTGACCAGGTGTGTGGTGCTATTTAGAGCATCATCTGTGCCTCGCCCCTGCTTGTAGGCAAACTGAAAAGGGTCTAAAAATACATCTACCTCTTTCTTTAGCAGCGGCACCATGATCCTTGCAAAACATTTCATGACAATGGATGTCAATGCAACAGGACTTAAATCTTTGTTTACCTTTGGACAAGGTAAAGCAACATCAGATGTCATTTTTATGTCTTGACCCATTAACATTTTAGATGACTTACAATCAGTTTACAGAGTCCCCTGTCACAGACAGCTCCAGCTGCCACATCATGCTTTGACAAGTCCAactgaaaacagtttttaaatgaaaaatgtagcaTCCATGCCAAACAGGCATTCACAATCGGGAGGATGTTGAGGGTATGTGATGGATATCAGTGGACCAGCCACAGGAGAGGGATCTAAAACTTTTTCAATTTAGCAGGGACCCTCTATTTTGGGTGGAAATAATGTGTGAGGTGGTCAATGTTAATTTTCATGTTCTTCTTACCTTTTTCAGTCACAATGTCAGCTATTTTCCCATCAATTTTGGTAATTATGTATGGTCCCAGCGTGTCTACTTCCAGCTTGCCACCTTTTCTTTTGTCCTGCCTGCACCACAATCACCCACTTTAATGTTTTCCACTTGGCCTCTccctattttcctttttgtggAACTTGTCCTGCCTGTTTCTTGTAAGATCAATGAAAACCACCTCCTGTTTCTTTAGTCACTCCCAGACACCCTCCCTTTCCATCACACTGCAGGCTTTGTCTTCTGTTATCTGCTACAGAAAATGTTAGAATGTAGAGACGTACTGTAGATGGTTAAGATTAAAACGTTCAAACTGATGAGAACAAGTTATATTCCTTAGGCCCCTCTGATGGGTAACTCGCCTAATATGGGCTGAACTTCCTGGTCAGCTGCTTCTTCCTCCGGAAACCAAACAAGATGGACTGCAGGAATTGGTCCTAACATTGCGGCTCACACACCACCAGTTGGTTCAGCGACCTAAAATTCAGAAACAAGAAGGTAGAACAGAAAATGGTTCCTAATATATCACAAAGCAATCCCTttctttaatgttgttttatttaggtATCATTTCTGATTACCTGTTCATAGGAACAGTAATATGTTTGTTATTCTATGAATAAATATACCTCTGTATTGTTCCagctctctctcaaacacacacaagcatacacTGAATTGCAATTTATTAAGGTTGTATGTCTTTAATACTGTTAACGGTAGGTAAACATGTATAAAAGTCTGACCATTACCCTATAACCCTATTTCCTTATTCAACACCCATGTTGCTTTTTGAGGATGTTCTAGTCAAgttaaaatgttgttctttaTGTGGCACTAGAATAGGGGTTACTTTATTAAATCTATCCTGACCAAATTCCAAGCCAATTTAATCAATAATTGTCAAAATATGTCTTAAAAACCCAAAATTGTCAACCCTATAGTGAAAAAGGAAGTCAGGGGATATATTTATCCATTGGGATTCAGGACTGTCCCTCCAAAATGTGAGCCAAACTGCTGGTAGGCTAGAAAGAATCATTTGGAACCTGCATATGTACATTGGAGTTGCAACGATTAATTGACCAATTAATAGGtggattcacacacacacaaaaaaaaaactttttggATAATTGATGTATTGTTCAATTGTCCAtacaaaaatggcagaaaatgtcatttttatacCTATGCAACTAACTGTTTAACTTAATGTTAGAAATGTTTGCGTTTTGGacttaacaaaacatttgaataccTTGGACTTAGAGAAACTGAATTGtcctgttttattattattttctgacattcttcttcttcaggaattaacagagcccaagccagatcagaatgTGAGCTTTATTCCACCCTGTACACAACTGAATATAATGAGGAGGAAACTTtgtcagaggagttttgtgctGAGCTACCCCAGGTCTCTGAGAAGGCCAACTCTCAGCTCGAGGAGCCTTTGACGATGCAGGAACTGCAGGCCGGGCTCCTGGCATCGATGGCCTCTCCGTAGACTTTTTTAAAGCCTACTGGGACGTCTTGTCACATGACCTTTTAGACGTTTTTgatgagagtctggcctctggctctatgccgATGTCCTGCAGTAGTGAGGTGATTACACTGCTGCCAAAGAAAGGAAACCTGCAGggcatcaaaaactggcgccctgtgtctctgctgtgtgtggattacaagcttctcagaatcagaaatactttattcatcccaaactgggaaatgttttcgttacagcagcaaaattcaatatgaagcaaaacaaataattagaaacaaaacataagAAATATACTGATAgtaaatagtgcaatgaaatggaatattaaataaaatataatataaatgtacaatgttgaGTGTAAAGGGTACATGTTATGTCAAGTTCacaagagaggctatggagcagtgagttgtctgccagcctgaggggaattattgtacagagttattgcagtgggcaggaatgttctcctgtacctgtccttgtgacagcggagatggagcagtctgttggagaaggagctcctctgtctgtccagctgcaggtggagagggtgggtggggttatccatgatggacaacagtctGTTGAGAGtcttcctctccaccacagcctcaaaagggtccagtttgatgccgatgactgagccagctttcttaatcAGTTTTTTAGTTAAGAGTGCACTTGCaaccacagactggtagaagatctccaacatcttgctgcacacgttgaaaGATCTCAgtttcctcaggaaatagagtcggctcatccccgtcttgtacacagcgtcagtgttggccctccagttcagtccgttgtcaAGGTGCACTCCCAGGTAATTGTAGTCCTCCACAaaagccacatcctctcccaggagatggtggacgcaTCTACCCTCATatcctgcagcttgtcactcagtagccgtggctggaaagtgttgaatgcactggagaaatcaaagaaggtgattctcacagtgcatccCGACCCAtccaggtacgagtgagcacgctgcagcaggtagaaaagagagctgtatgctggaatatacccacttaggttcactcttatAGAggctttcaaatgttcatctgtcagtcttgttctgaacttagatttgatgacattcatgtcagaaaaggaagattcacagaggtatgtagacccagacaaagcagctgtcttcagagctgctaGTTTTCTGAttcaaccaagctccagaaatgttgtGCATCCTGTTGAGATGTCAACTGGACATcattttggaggtttaaaagttccatttccatttcaacaGGATCAACACAGAAAAGTTCTGCCATCCGCCCATAAATCTCACTtatgtccacattcatgaatgggttggcaataaatgtcacacagggctcaagtttctcaaagtctcttactctgtctgcaaactcctggccaagcCGTCACAattcttctctgtgttcaaagcatcagctgcctctgcatgggtttccaaaacctttgtgacagaggggaaatgctggaatcttctggccttcaactgctggatgaaaaaggccagttttgtGCTGATtgcgttaacagcactgatcatgttgcgCACATCcttctctttaccttgcaactgtaaGTTCAAGTTATTaattttctcagttacatctgtcaaaaacgcaagatcaaggacccacactgcatcagataacaaggtggtgtccactcccctctcttccaagaaaatcttgatttcactCAGCAAGGACAAAAAACGTTGAATTACCAGAAATtctgttggtgaattatgcaatggtagTCCAGAAATGTCGGAAACTCCGGGTCCGCTTTGCAtcgggcaataaatccagagtgacgacGTGTCATCagggatcttctgttccgtgaagtagttctCCACGgcattgtaaatatcgactccccttgttgtagttttcaatggGAGTAAGCATGGGCAAGGCTAGCCCCTTTTTAGGGGTGCTTTAGCTTGcagtaaaaaatgttgttattctaAAAATTGTGTTCGTCTTTGACACGCTTAAATAATATCCAAAACATACTCCGTAGTTTGTGGTTGaaattttatattttaagaatgaaaatgaaaacacctCCGCCTAGCAAATGGTATCATCCTCTTCTGATACTGCTCCTCTGTACCTGCACAGTCCATAATGAcctctgtcttgtttttttctgaaaagtgtTAAGCTGAAGTAACAGATAATATAAACCAGCTATCTGTATGTTGTATGAAATTAGTGCCAAGGGAAAGGGAGAAACATGGAaatggagaaggagaaagggagagcaTGCAGGAAGAACCAggtgagaaaacaacaacaataaattgACATATAGTGGCAAGCAAAACAGTAACCACTCATACTCCTATACTAACGTATTGGCATTAAGTAGCCTATATTACGTTTACTTTTtgtaacacattattttacacCACATCTTTTCATattaaaggaggaggagaagaacagGGAGAGTCCCAAGGGGATGAGAgggaaagaaatgaagagacaGAGCAACATACAGACCACCAAGCCAAAGCAGCAGGGACAGAAGAGTTCTGTTCAGATTTAGGAGCCAAGGATACGGGTCCTAAACAGTTAAAGCTTTCTTAATACTCTCATACTCAGTTTGGCACACAAAAAAGAGCCTTTCAAGAACAGTGGTTCAAAAGTTTCAAATGGCTAGAATACTCTGCTAGACAAAATGCTGCTTTCTGCTTTCCTTGTAGGGTATTtggcaaaaatgtcagaaatgatgCACTAGTTAATAATGGAGTAAATAACTGGCAAAAGGCACTTGGCAAGtttcaaaaacatgaaacaacacAATCACATAAGTATAATGTGGTTTGTTGGAACAGCTACAAAGCAAGCCTGTCAAAAGGGAATGTTGTGGAGCAGATAGAGGCAGCGAGTGCCACTGAAATTAGTGAAAGAAGGGAGTACCTAGAGCGTATTGTGGCAGCAACCTGCTTCTTGGGGAAGCAAGGCATAGCATTTAGAGGTCATGATGAAACAGATGAGAGTCACAACAAAGGTAATTTCCTAGAATGCATGTCACTTTTGA of the Eleginops maclovinus isolate JMC-PN-2008 ecotype Puerto Natales chromosome 12, JC_Emac_rtc_rv5, whole genome shotgun sequence genome contains:
- the man1b1b gene encoding mannosidase, alpha, class 1B, member 1b isoform X1 yields the protein MHPSTRQDYISISLAGQGNYNNGKQWRRQSCWRKWKQLSRLQRSLILLFLFMCGIASYPTVNEHLRGLTDGERSTESNSVLRPVFPPVLPEPVKPLPEETSQRKLSHKRGPPILHTRLQKKGNGSDTVEEKKERGEEEAVISWRGAVGNTDEDTEGAKEGESKDHFLAHHEARPSNQTEASLLEAVKEAFRHAWQGYKDFAWGHDELRPLSKSYSEWFGLGLTLIDALDTMWILGLKEEFEEARTWVATELTFNKNVDVNLFESTIRILGGLLSTYNLTGDTMFLDKAKDIGSRLMPAFNTPSKIPYSDVNIGKGIAHPPRWTSDSTVAEVTSIQLEFRELSRLTQDPQYQDAVAEVMKQVHKLDGKLDGLVPMFINTNNGQFTHQGIFTLGARADSYYEYLLKQWIQGGKKEDQLLEDYVQAIEGVKKNLLQKSSPNGLTFVGELSHGQFSSKMDHLVCFLPGTLALGAHHGLPADHMDLAKQLMETCYQMYIQMETGLSPEIVHFNMHQGSIRDIDVKLADRHNLLRPETVESLFYLYRLTKDHKYQDWGWNILQNFNKYTKVSSGGYTSINNVRDPDYTSPRDKMESFFLGETLKYLYLLFSEDPNLISLDQYVFNTEAHPLPIWPSTA
- the man1b1b gene encoding mannosidase, alpha, class 1B, member 1b isoform X2; amino-acid sequence: MHPSTRQDYISISLAGQGNYNNGKQWRRQSCWRKWKQLSRLQRSLILLFLFMCGIASYPTVNEHLRGLTDGERSTESNSVLRPVFPPVLPEPVKPLPEETSQRKLSHKRGPPILHTRLQKKGNGSDTVEEKKERGEEEAVISWRGAVGNTDEDTEGAKEGESKDHFLAHHEARPSNQTASLLEAVKEAFRHAWQGYKDFAWGHDELRPLSKSYSEWFGLGLTLIDALDTMWILGLKEEFEEARTWVATELTFNKNVDVNLFESTIRILGGLLSTYNLTGDTMFLDKAKDIGSRLMPAFNTPSKIPYSDVNIGKGIAHPPRWTSDSTVAEVTSIQLEFRELSRLTQDPQYQDAVAEVMKQVHKLDGKLDGLVPMFINTNNGQFTHQGIFTLGARADSYYEYLLKQWIQGGKKEDQLLEDYVQAIEGVKKNLLQKSSPNGLTFVGELSHGQFSSKMDHLVCFLPGTLALGAHHGLPADHMDLAKQLMETCYQMYIQMETGLSPEIVHFNMHQGSIRDIDVKLADRHNLLRPETVESLFYLYRLTKDHKYQDWGWNILQNFNKYTKVSSGGYTSINNVRDPDYTSPRDKMESFFLGETLKYLYLLFSEDPNLISLDQYVFNTEAHPLPIWPSTA